In Setaria viridis chromosome 5, Setaria_viridis_v4.0, whole genome shotgun sequence, the genomic stretch TTTTATACTGTTTTATTATCTCGCTGCTAGAGAATTCCACTACAGGCGTCATAGGTCTTCAGTCCCTCCCGcggccgcccccccccccccccccccccccccccccccccggcgttCTATGGCTAGTTAAGATTGAAATTTTCATCAATGTGATGCAATTTGAACATTGGGCTGTGAAATCCTGGCAATTTGAACCGAGAGTTTACCTAAGGCAATTTTCTGTTAACCAGCCGGTTGCAATTGGGGAAATCTGATAGGGTGGTTACTGGATTGAATTTTCCCCCTTTTATTGTGTTGTTGGCTTGTTGTAATGTTGGGCATAAACTTGCCTTGGACTTGAAGTACTTACTTTTTACATATAAACTGTGGTAGGACATTttttacccaaaaaaaaaacggtGGTAGGACATCAGATCCCCATGTTTAGCCATAGTCTTTTTGTTATAGAGGGAGTTCTACATTCAGCTCTTGTTGTCCTGACATATTATAATGTGAACACTATTTTGCAGTTCATGTTGTGGGATAACTTGTTCCTGTCATCTTTCTACCACTTGAACGAAGTTCACTTATTCAGCAACATGACAACTCTCTTGTGGATGGGCGGACCGCTTGAAACATACATGGGTAGTGCTGAGTTTGCTTTCATGGTTGCTATATTGCTTGGCCTGTCGGAGGGTATCGCAGCGCTTTTGTCCCAATGCTTATTCTTTCTTGGTGACGATATCGCGTATTTTGACCACCATGTTGTTGGATTCTCTGGTGTGCTGTTTGGCATGAAGGCTGTGCTGGGTACCTGGCCGGACAGTTTTATGTGGATTCCAGGGATGGTCATTCCTGCAAAGTATGCTGTCTGGGCGGAATTGTTCCTCACGCGGGCTTTGATTCCCAAGTCTTCCTTTCTTGGCCATCTTGGGGGGTTACTTGCAGGATATGTCTACATCTGGCTGAAGCGCGCGTTCAAAGGACGAGACCCGTTCACTCTTCTGATTTCAGGTGGTGCCAGGGTTGTGACCTCACAAGTGAGATTTGCTCAGAAACTCCTGAGGTCTGTCCTGCCCCAGGGCCATAAAACAGGTGGAGGCAGAGTTGGATGTCATTCATCAGCAAGAGAATGCCCACCAGGTTTATGGAGATGCTCAACCTGCACCAATTATAACTCACTTGCCACAGATGTATGCGAGATGTGCAGCACTATGCGTGAAGACCGTGCCTTTCCGCAGGGACAGCATCATCAAGCTTGGCGTAATGGGGAGCTTTCAGTTGAGGAGATGCGCCGCAGGAGACTGGACAGGTTGGATAGGTGATGGAGATCATTGCTACCGGCTACAAAATTGTGTAGTGCTAACCAAGCTCCTCCGTCTTGAAGACTGACATCACCTTTCCTCCGCAACATAGTTTCAGCATTGTGATGCTGAAGACCGACTTACGCAATTAGACTACCCCATCACTATTCGATGGAGATTGTTAGTCATATTGCTGCGTTCTTTTGGTTGTATCAGAGCCATGGAAAGTAAGTAGGAATGTTGGATGCCCACTTTTGTACGAGTTATTTCAGGCCAGGTCGGAATTAAAATTGCACGAGTATATCACAAACACTTCGTGGTAGTGGCAAGAACTGATGATATGCATCTGTCACTCTTTATATAGCTTGAGATATATTGATGTTTAGAACATCAGATCGTTTTTTCCCCCTTCCAGCCACAAATTTCAGAAATCCTAAAGCATTATCTTCTACAGCAGAGTTCTGGATAGTTGCATATAAATATCATGTTCTAGGATAATTGAAGTGGTTCTTGCTGGGAAGATTCCATCAGACTTTGTTGGAAATACTGATAACTGCCTGATAGGTATAATGGGAATATGGGATGAATCGGCTAGGACAGGGTCAATATTTTGGCTGAATTCACACACAGAAAAAGCTAGGGTGCTTAAGATCGTTCAGTGCTATACCGCTATTAATAATTTTCTATACATGTTGACAAATCATTTTGATATGGGAATATAGAAAGGAAAATTTACGAAGCTCTGCAGTACAACCACAGATTCAACCTCTCCTGAACCAATTGATGTACACGTACATTATGCTCGGCTAAAACTGGAGTCCAGCCGTCCAGCCGGGGATGGCTAAGAGCAGAACGGCTCCTACCTGTGCGTGTTGCAGTCGTCGCAGTAGAAATCGTTGCGCTGGAGGAGGGACctggccccggccgccgccgccgccacgtccgccttgccgcggcggccacggccacggtcGCCGGCGCATATGAGCGAGGAGACCACCGCCCTCACGGCTGGAGCCGTCTcatgcccgtcgccgcccgttcTGCTCCTGCCCCTGCTCAGGCCAACCCGATGGATCCTGATGCGTCCCCAGCACGAAGGGCGTGGACGGGTtccggaggaggaagggaaggataCCCTGTCCCTGGGGTTCTTGGCCTCGCTCCCCGTGGCGGGCGGGGAAGGAGGGggcggttgcggcggagggcggccgTCAGCGTCGGCGTCCCTGTTGCCTTCCTCTCCATTTCTCTCCCCGTGCATGCGCGCGCTAGAGAGCAGAGGCTGCCTGCCAAGAAGCCGGGTGATGGACGGATTGGCTCAGGAGCAGGAGAGGCACGGGGCGGTTGCTGCTGCGGAGAGGAACCGGTTCTGCGTGGGGCGACGGGGATGCAGATGCCGTTCCCATCCCACCTCTGCTTCCTTCCACCTCCGCGGCTCCTCGGTCCATACACGTATCGACTGTTGACTGCTCAACAACGCGTTCAAAAATGCCTCGTGCTGGCCAGTGCGGCAGTGCCCATTGCCTCGTCAGCAGGCGGCATGGCCGATAATACCACATGGATTACCTGGACCGCGGTCATTCGCCAGCGGGTTCACATCCATTTTGTCGGCAACTATGATGCTGGATTTGGGCTGTTGGGTGCAGAGCAAAGCAGGccgagagggaggggaggaactGGATGAAAGCATGGCAGAAGAATAAACGGGCCGTCCGGCCCAGCGAATCAACATAGAAGACATACATTAGCAAAGCTGCTGGCTGGGCCATGAGTGCGAATCGAATCAACGAGCCGCGCGCCTTTGTTCCCCCTTCACGTGCAGTTCGAAGTGTCCCTCCAGTAGCTAGCCACTAGTCTCTTCACTTTTCCATGCTGCTGTGTCGATCACTCGTGCACTGGTGCTCGCCGTTCATTCAGTACTCACGAGATTCACGAAGGATGCAGGACATCGGATACGTCCATGTAAACCAAGTGGTACTGTATATATGCATGTACAGAGAGGCACACAATCATGGTACAAGAAAAAGCTACATCCACATATGGCATCCGCAGCACTAGCCTATACTACTACACTCTCGTAAGAATCTAAGCAATCTATGAGCACACAATCTCGTGACTATATACTCACATACAGgcgtaagaagaagagaaagaaagactTGTTACATTACTAGATTGGCAAGACTCAGAAATATGTATACCAAGCCTTGCAGGTTCTTCATCAGCATCCTTGACGATCCGCCAGTGGGAAGTAGCTGGTCAGGCTGCGGCTGCGGGTTTTGTTGGTTCGGAGCAGGCTGAGTCGTCGTCCCTGGCTGCGGCTGCTGGAGGCCTGGGTCTGCTGGCTGCGGCACCGGCTGAGGCTGCACGGTTGGGTCTGGCTGTGGCACCGGCACGGGCTGGGGCGGCTGTGGGGCTGCTGGGTCTGGTTGCGGCAGGGGCTGGGGCTGCGGGTCAGGCTGTGGCTGGGGCTGCGGTAGGGGCTGTGGTGGGCTCAGCCCTGGTTGCGGGTTTGGCTGCGGCAACGGCTGTGGCTGTGGGTTTGGATTTGGTTGCGGCAGGGGCTGCGGCTGTGGGTTCGGGTTTGGTTGGGGCATGGGTTGAGGCAGCGGGTTCGGCAGCTGCTGCAGACTCCGGCCCAGCCGCGGCATCATGTTCTTCGTCTCAGCAGGAGAGTCCTCAAGCGCGCTTGCCGCCGCTGCAAGTGATCCCGCCGCAGCAAGGAGAAGtagcggcagcagcaggagcaggggaagggacgtcgacggcgagtGGAGGCGCGTCGCCATGGCTGCTAGCTCGAGCTGCAGTGCTTGCCGTCGCTCAGAAATTAACTTGTGGCGGCTCGCTCACGGCCTGTCTCTGGCTCAGATCACTGTCTGATGGTGTAAAAGCGGAGTGGATAGCAGATCAGGTCGGGCCATGGTATTTATAACCACCGTTAGCCAATCGACGGCTGACTGCTGTTGCGGTTAGGACGCTAATATCTGGACCACAGTGGAGCAGTTGAGCACGTCAGCTCGAGTAGGATGTACACAATGTCACAATGCGCAGTAAATGGGCACCTAATGGCGTTGATGTTTTAGACATTAAACACGGTGTACGGTGAATAGACTCGTCACCTTGGCAACTCCATTTTAGCTGTAGTAGTACTTGCTCTATTAGAACATTCCCATATAGTCTCCAGtatttgtaaaaatatattGTCTTACTTAAACAAAAAGAGTTGCATATTATGGAAGTGCTTTTATGATAAATCTAGTGAGCTAACCCGCACGTTCAAGTAGACAACCTCCACATCTTGTTGCTTTCTCAAAAGTTATAAATTTTATGCATATGTTTATGGACAGGGTTAAAAATATTTGATTTAAAAACCTAGATGAATCTATAGATCTGATTGGAGGAAGTATACTCTGCTTGAAGCACTAGAAAAAGGTTGTATCCTGTAATGATGAATGCACCCGTTCTAGTTCCCGGCTGATGCAAAATTCCACATGCATCCCACTTATTACTTCAAATGTTGGCAGTGAGCTTCATTGCCATTTGAGAAATGTCCAAATGAAACTAGAAAATCCCCAAGCATTTGAAGAAAAAAGTTGTAAAAATTCATCACCAATCTGCGAACAGCACTTGGAAAATCTAATAGACCTTGTAGTAATCCAGCATCCAAACGAGGGAAATGGTACCGGTCTAAACTCAGAATTAATCAAGAGATGAAAATCAAGCTGCATATGTACACCCACCTATATGATCAGTATCCAATTAAAGTACtctagtaaaaaaaatataacacGGAACACGGAGATATCTTCTGCTTTATTACCCTCACTTGCTCCCAGCAGTAAAGAGCATCCAGTAGCATATAGTCTAGGCTGGTTGCATGCGTGCGTATGCCACCTTTTCAATTAAGCAATTCACGTTATCGATTGTGCCTGTAATACTCACACCTTTTACTTCAACGCTTACAATTCCAGCCACACGCATCTGGGATTAAATTACCAACCTCACCAACAACTTAGGTCCCTtttggcacggctcatcccAAAACgacttcaccggtgaagccaaagcCGGTGAAGCTAAAAAAACTAGCTTCATCtggcttctagttcattttagtccCGGCTTACAAAACGTCTTCACGCTACAGTGCCTCGGTTTGCGTGAAATAGATGAACCAAAGTCGAAatgagccgtgccaaagaggGCCTTAGGCCTCATTTGGTATGGTTTATCTTGACTTCGACTTCACCTATTTTACGCAAAACGAGGCACTGTAGCGTGAAGCCGTTTAGTAAGCCGAGGCTAAAATGAAATAGAAGCTAGGTGAAGCCACTATTTTTAGCTTCAGCAGCTTTGGCTTGACCAGTGAAGTCGTTTTGTGAGAAGTCCtcccaaacgggaccttaattAAACACGGCTGATCTGATTCGAGCAGAAAACAACTGACTGACTGATGGATAGGGCCTGCCTTCTAATCTCGCACAAGAGTCAAAAGTAAAGGCACACGTAGCTTTCTTGACGTACTCGATCTATCCCTGATTACTGATCTTGCGTCTTGCCGAACACACCATCAGCAGCTAGCGAATCGCCGTGGATTCGTGTAGATATTTCGTGCCGGCCGGTGGAAAAAGCAGCGGCCCAGGCCGCGTAGCTTTCTAATCGAGCTACCACATGTGATAGATGAGCCACAAAGTAAGAGATCGATCCCTCCTGTTcgttttcagaagaaaaaaagaacaagagATCGACGTGTACTGTTGGTAATTAGTTTCCTTCTTGCAGTGATAGCAAAAACGACAGGGAGCAACCTAGAGATTGTGCTATCATCGCAGTACACGGTGAGGTGGTACGGCATCTCTCCATTGACAAATCAGGTTTGGCCAGTTTTAATTTGTCGGAGAAAACTGCATGCACTTCACCGCGTACTGTAAGTGTTGGAAGCGTTTGCCAATTTGCACAAGGTTTGTTTCTCATTAATGACACTTAACATCACCCCCACGCCATTATTTTGACCTTTTTAACCCCAGCCGCCGGTGTCATCTGGCTCTACCTGCGTACTCCGATCGATGCCCCGTTGATGTACCTCTACATCATTGGAATGGCATTGTTGGAAGAATCAATACAGATTAGTGAACCTACTACAGAGTATATATTGTTATACTTGGATCTATTGAATGCAAACTGAGCAAAGCTGGTAAggtttcttgtggtggaacctgctCACCCGGGTTCGAGTCCACGACTCAGCAGCATGGATGCTCacatttttctggatttattttTAGGATTTAACCAGCGTTATTCTTTCAGTAGCAAGCGACGTGCCCGTCCACAACAAGATGCTATTAATGACTTCGTCAATATCAAGAATTTGCTCGATCAGTCTTTCATTAAAAGAAAGCAAAGAAATGTCTAGGTATAATAGGGCCATGGTCCTAGATTGTTGGCCCAAATTTTCTATACTGTAGTAGCATAGAAGCACAGTCCAACCAGTCCAATTGGCCCATTGAATGGTCATAATCATTGGGCTAGCCCAGCTCTGTCCTAGAAAGCAATTTACAGTCACACAAACACCCATGCCTGGTGCTGAAGCTTAAGCTCTCCACACCAATGTTTGCACTTGCGTCGTTCTTACAGGCTTATAGCTTATTCAAAATTACTCCCAACTATGTAAATCAATCCCCCAAGTTCCCATAATCCATATTTTACCCACACTGAGTGTTGTTTAATTCCGTCTACTATTATAGAATGTGACAGTTTCCACTCTATACTCAACTTAGTAATGTCAACTTATATGTCATTATAACATTATTTTGGGAATTGCAATGTCATGGTTATGGAAATTGTGCTATATATCAAGTTGTCCATATGCATGGTCTGCATTGGATTCTGAGTTTATGACATTCTCTTCAACAAGTAAGTTTCAACTTGGTATGGCAGTAAGAGATCAGAAACCTCCATTCATTGTAGAAGTTTGAAACTTCATCACGTGTGTGTTCACGAATAAATAGCTATCCAAGCTCCAGCAAGTCATTCTATTCATGTTGGATCCAGGAAACAAGCAAACTCAAGCACTTGACGACCTTGGGAGAGATTATCAGAGCGTCCGAATGTATATACATTAATAAATTGAGCCTTTTAACGTACAAGTGAGATTATTGACATATTTGAAGATGCTATCCACCATTTGGAGGATATCAGTCAAGTGCTGCTAACTGAGAGAGAACTTAAAGCTGCCCAAGGGACCTTGAAATTGCACTCGGTTCAACCAACA encodes the following:
- the LOC117856851 gene encoding uncharacterized protein, yielding MATRLHSPSTSLPLLLLLPLLLLAAAGSLAAAASALEDSPAETKNMMPRLGRSLQQLPNPLPQPMPQPNPNPQPQPLPQPNPNPQPQPLPQPNPQPGLSPPQPLPQPQPQPDPQPQPLPQPDPAAPQPPQPVPVPQPDPTVQPQPVPQPADPGLQQPQPGTTTQPAPNQQNPQPQPDQLLPTGGSSRMLMKNLQGLVYIFLSLANLVM
- the LOC117856849 gene encoding rhomboid-like protein 14, mitochondrial, with the protein product MGSGMSSFRRPGDFAFDPMKGVIPLLGLQVAFAYGRPDSARPPVTAALLAANVLVFLRPGPLHRILPRINDVALNYQLFLRFMLWDNLFLSSFYHLNEVHLFSNMTTLLWMGGPLETYMGSAEFAFMVAILLGLSEGIAALLSQCLFFLGDDIAYFDHHVVGFSGVLFGMKAVLGTWPDSFMWIPGMVIPAKYAVWAELFLTRALIPKSSFLGHLGGLLAGYVYIWLKRAFKGRDPFTLLISGGARVVTSQVRFAQKLLRSVLPQGHKTGGGRVGCHSSARECPPGLWRCSTCTNYNSLATDVCEMCSTMREDRAFPQGQHHQAWRNGELSVEEMRRRRLDRLDR